The sequence CCGCCCGCTACCAGCTGCTGCCCGTGCTGAGCGACAGCATGGCGCCGGGGATGCCGGCGGGCGCCCTGGCCGTGTCCGTCCCCGTGCCCGTCACGACCGTGCGGGTGGGCGACGTGCTGACCCTGCGGTCGCCGATCGGCGACCACGCCGTCGTCACCCACCGCGTGATCGAGGTCGTCGAGGCGGGCGACCACCCGGTGGTGCGCACCCGGGGCGACGCCAACGAGGCCGACGACCCCTGGCTGGCCCGCCTCGACGGCGAGCGGGCCTGGCGGGTGTGGGCGGTCGTCCCGAAGGCGGGGACGGCGGTGACCGCGTTGCGGAGCGTGGCACCCCGGCTGGCGTTCACGGTGGTGGCACCCGTGGCGCTGGTGCTGCTCGCGTTGGTGTGGATCTGGGCCCCGGCCGGCGGACCGGAGCGACCCGAGGGGGAGCTCCCAGGTGCGCAGGTGGCGACGTAGGACGGGGCGGGTCGCCGTCGCCGTGGCCGTCGCCGGCGCGCTGATCGTCGCCGGCACCGGCGTCGCCGACGCGCTCTTCAACCGATCGGTGGCCGCGGGCACGACGATCGGCACCAAGCAGGTGTTCCCCGGGTCCCACACGTGGTCGGCCTGGAGCATCCAGGACGCCTCGGGCGGGGGGTCGCCGGTCAACGCCAGCGAGCCGCTGTCCGCCGGGTCGGACGGCCGCACGACGACGACCGGCAACTGGGGCACGGCCTTCGCGACGAACCGCTGGTACGAGGCCGACTTCGCCAACGTCCTCCCCGACGGCGTGGCCGTCACGGACGCGACCTTCCACCTCACGTTCAGGAGCACGTCCGGGACGACCTGTGTCTACGTCGAGGTCCGGCGCCGGTCGACGGCCGCGGTCGTCGCCACCCGCGGCTCGTCGGCGTCGCCGTTCGGGTGCGCCGGCACCACGACGACGACCCTCACCAGCCAGATCACCGAGGTGACGACCACGGCGGTGGCCGACGACCTCCGCGTGCGGATCTACGGGCGCAACACGTCCGGCAGCAGCGCCGTCCTCGACGAGGTGACGATCACGGGCACGACCGCGGTCGGTCCCTACGTCCTGCTCCCGGTGCTCGAGACCGACGCCGCCACCGGCTCGGCCTCGGTCACCAGATGGCCCCTCCCCACCGCCGACGGGACCACGTACACCAGCGCCAACAACTGGTCGAACACGTTCACGACCGCTCGGTACGTCGAGTTCGGCTTCGCCGGCGAGGTCCCGACGAACGCGACGGTCACCGACGCCGTGTTCACCCACACCTACCGGGACCAGGGCTCGGTCTCGACCTGCTACTGGCTCGAGGCCTATGCCGGCACGACGCTCGTCGGGACCCACGGGTCCGCCGTGGCGCCGTACTGCGGCAGCGGGTCGGTCTTCAACACCGACGTGATCGACCTGACGGGCGTGACCACCCCCGCGATGGCCAACAGCCTCACCCTCAAGCTCTACATGAGGGTGAACAGCGGCATTCGCCGCGTCCAGCACGACGCCGCGACCCTCACCGTCACCTACTACGTGAACTAGGCGGGCCGCCGGAGCGGTGGGCGCAACAGGACTCGAACCTGTGACCTCAGCCGTGTGAAGGCTGCGCTCTAACCAACTGAGCCATGCGCCCGGGACCGGTCAGGCTACCAGCCTCACCAGACCGCGGCTCTCGGCACCCGCTGAGCGTTGCGGAGGGCGGCGACGACGCCGGTGGGCGTCCTGGCCTCCCGCAGGATCATCTGCATCCCCCGCACGTGCACGCCAGGGTGGCGGCCGGCGAGGGGCAGGAGGTCGGGGGCGCGCTGCTCGTCGACCTCGACCCTGACCGTCGACAGCCGGCCGGTCCCTCGGAGGCGGCCGGGGACGTGGACGGGCCCGTCGCCCCGCTGCTGGAGCGCCCGCACGGGCACGAGCCAGGGCAGCGGCGGGCCGGGCAGTGGGCGGCCGCGCACGACGACGCCCTTCTCCTCCCAGGTCAGCGCCGCCGCTTCCCGCCCCTCCTCGTCCCAGCGGAGGGTGCCGAGCTCCTTGGGCAGGCCCCAGTGGAGGCGGCCGCCGATGCGCGACGCGGGCGAGTCGACGACCATCACCTGGACGCACCAGCCCGGGCGCAGGCCGATCCTGGCCGGCTGGGCGACGGCGAGCTCGAGGTAGGGGCCGACCGGCGAGCCGGTGTAGCGGACGGCGGCGACGACCCACGGGCCGGGCGCGGGCCGCAGCGCGGGCGGCAGCGGCGGGGCCGGGCCCCGCCACCGGGCGAGGCCGACGATCGACTCCCCACCGAGGACCCACGGTGCAGGCGGCGTCGTCCCCACGCCCCCCAAGGTAGCGAGGCCGCCTCGGCGCCCGGACGTTCCCACGGCCCGCGGTCCGCCGGCCACGACCGGGCCGCGCGACCCGCCGCCCGGACGGCCGTCAGTCGAGCGGGGGCGGCGTGAGGTCGAGGGCCAGCAGCGCCTCGACGTAGGCCAGCGCGGCGAGCACCTCGAGGTCGGCGTGCTGGGGGCCGACCACCTGGAGGCCGACGGGCATGCCGTCCGCCGTGAGCCCCGCGCACACCGAGCCGGCCGGCGACCTCGTGAGGTTGAACGGGTACGTGAACCGCACCCAGTTGCGGTCGGGGACGCCGTCGATCGTGCCGTGCCCGCCGCTCACCGGCGTCTGGCCGGCCACGACCGGGGTGAGCAGCAGCGGCGCCCGCCGGAAGACGTCGACCAGGCGCAGGTTGAGCTGGTGCCCGGCGTCCTCGGCCCTCGCGAAGTCGGTCGCCGACACCTCCTCCGCCGCCCACCCGAGGGCCCAGGACACGGACGGGTCGAGCAGCGCCCAGTCGTCGCTCCCCCGCCGGCCCTCCAGCCGCCGCAGGGTCGACACGGCGACGAGCGCCAGCCACGCCCGCACCGGGTCCTCCTCGAACACGGGGTCGACCTCGACGACCTCGACCCCCTCCCGGGCCAGGCGCTCGACCGCCGCCGAGCACACCGCCAGCACCTCCCGGTCCACGGTGGCGTAGCCCAACGTGGGCGACCACGCCACCGCCCGGGGCGGGCCGGTGCCGGCGACGGCCGCCGACCACGACCCCGGCGGCCCGACCGCCGGCAGGGACCGCAGGTCGGTCGGCTCCGGCCAGGCGACGACGTCGTAGGCCACGGCCACGTCGGCCGCCGTCCGGGCGATCACCCCCCTCGTCGACAGCGACGGCCAGTCGGCCGGCCGACCGCCGGTCGGCACCCGCCCGAGCGACGGCTTCAGCCCGGTCAGCCCGCACAGCGCCGACGGGATCCTGATCGACCCGCCGCCGTCGGAGCCCGTGGCGAGCGGCACCATCCCGGCGGCGACGGCGGCCGCCGACCCGCCCGACGACCCGCCCGGCGAGCGGCGCACGTCCCACGGGTTGCGGCTGGGCGGGAAGGCCCGGTTCACGGTGTCGGCCGAGAACCCGAACTCCGGGGTGTTGGTCTTGCCGACGACCACCGCCCCGGCCGCCCGCAGCCGGGCGACGACGACCGAGTCGGCCGACGCCACCGGGTCGTCCCGGTGCAGCAGCGACCCCCTGGACGTCCGGAACCCGGCCGC comes from Acidimicrobiales bacterium and encodes:
- a CDS encoding signal peptidase I; its protein translation is ARYQLLPVLSDSMAPGMPAGALAVSVPVPVTTVRVGDVLTLRSPIGDHAVVTHRVIEVVEAGDHPVVRTRGDANEADDPWLARLDGERAWRVWAVVPKAGTAVTALRSVAPRLAFTVVAPVALVLLALVWIWAPAGGPERPEGELPGAQVAT
- a CDS encoding amidase family protein — its product is MELARLAASVRAGEVSARELVGAALARIEAVDGRLGAFVAVDGERALAEAAAVDDLVARGEPVGPLAGVPVGVKDLEDAAGFRTSRGSLLHRDDPVASADSVVVARLRAAGAVVVGKTNTPEFGFSADTVNRAFPPSRNPWDVRRSPGGSSGGSAAAVAAGMVPLATGSDGGGSIRIPSALCGLTGLKPSLGRVPTGGRPADWPSLSTRGVIARTAADVAVAYDVVAWPEPTDLRSLPAVGPPGSWSAAVAGTGPPRAVAWSPTLGYATVDREVLAVCSAAVERLAREGVEVVEVDPVFEEDPVRAWLALVAVSTLRRLEGRRGSDDWALLDPSVSWALGWAAEEVSATDFARAEDAGHQLNLRLVDVFRRAPLLLTPVVAGQTPVSGGHGTIDGVPDRNWVRFTYPFNLTRSPAGSVCAGLTADGMPVGLQVVGPQHADLEVLAALAYVEALLALDLTPPPLD
- a CDS encoding acetoacetate decarboxylase family protein yields the protein MGTTPPAPWVLGGESIVGLARWRGPAPPLPPALRPAPGPWVVAAVRYTGSPVGPYLELAVAQPARIGLRPGWCVQVMVVDSPASRIGGRLHWGLPKELGTLRWDEEGREAAALTWEEKGVVVRGRPLPGPPLPWLVPVRALQQRGDGPVHVPGRLRGTGRLSTVRVEVDEQRAPDLLPLAGRHPGVHVRGMQMILREARTPTGVVAALRNAQRVPRAAVW